A single genomic interval of Methylocystis sp. IM3 harbors:
- a CDS encoding DHA2 family efflux MFS transporter permease subunit, translating to MTAAGGRGERNPWLIAIVVSVATFMEVLDTTIANVALPYIAGGMAVSADEATWVVTTYLVSNAVALTASSHLAKALGRKRFFLICLALFTGSSILCGLAWDIRSLLFFRILQGLGGGGMVPVSQSILADAFPPHKRGQGFALFGVAVVVAPVVGPTLGGWLSDNFSWHWCFLINGPIGLLSAALVSIVVEETPALDGAMRFDIVGFVLVSTFLGSLEVVLDRGEIEDWFSSSFILAFAAVGALAFALMIPWEARHESPVVDIRMIATRQFGSCFFVMMAIGAILISTTQMLPQLLQLNFGYTAMLAGLVLSPGGLVTMGMMFVVGRLSGRVQPKYLIMIGAGVVALSMYNLTSLYGDLDFWFFARSRIYIGMGLPLIFIPITAASYNGIPPHKTDQASALINVARNIGGSIGVSLAQNVLAHRQQFHMSRLAEATIPSNIAYQDALRRLTDYFVSLGSSASVARRQATQWIGRQIETQSAMLAYIDVFYTLMLLAALVIPLAMILRRIPLGAPAPAAH from the coding sequence GTGACGGCGGCCGGCGGGCGGGGCGAGCGCAATCCCTGGCTCATCGCCATCGTGGTCTCCGTCGCGACCTTCATGGAAGTTCTCGACACGACGATCGCCAATGTCGCCTTGCCCTATATCGCCGGCGGCATGGCGGTCTCGGCGGATGAAGCGACCTGGGTCGTCACGACCTATCTCGTCTCCAATGCGGTGGCGCTGACGGCGAGCAGCCATCTCGCCAAGGCGCTTGGCCGCAAGCGGTTCTTTCTCATCTGCCTTGCGCTTTTCACCGGGAGTTCGATCCTCTGCGGCCTCGCATGGGACATTCGCTCCCTGCTCTTCTTTCGCATCCTCCAGGGGCTCGGCGGGGGCGGCATGGTGCCCGTGTCGCAGTCGATCCTCGCGGACGCTTTTCCGCCCCATAAGCGTGGTCAGGGCTTCGCGCTCTTTGGCGTCGCGGTCGTCGTCGCGCCCGTCGTCGGGCCGACGCTGGGCGGATGGCTTTCGGACAATTTTTCCTGGCATTGGTGCTTTCTCATCAACGGGCCCATCGGGCTGCTTTCCGCGGCGCTCGTCTCCATCGTCGTCGAGGAGACGCCCGCGCTCGACGGCGCCATGCGCTTCGACATCGTCGGATTCGTGCTGGTCTCGACCTTTCTCGGTTCGCTCGAAGTTGTGCTCGATCGCGGCGAGATCGAAGACTGGTTTTCCTCCTCCTTCATCCTCGCGTTCGCGGCCGTCGGCGCCCTTGCATTCGCCCTGATGATCCCCTGGGAAGCCCGGCATGAGAGCCCCGTCGTGGACATCAGGATGATCGCGACCCGGCAGTTCGGCTCCTGCTTCTTCGTGATGATGGCGATCGGCGCGATCCTGATTTCGACCACGCAAATGTTGCCGCAACTGCTGCAGCTGAATTTCGGCTATACGGCGATGCTCGCCGGCCTCGTCCTCTCTCCCGGCGGGCTCGTGACAATGGGCATGATGTTCGTCGTCGGGCGGCTCAGCGGACGCGTGCAGCCCAAATATCTCATCATGATCGGCGCCGGCGTCGTCGCGCTGTCGATGTATAATCTCACTTCGCTCTATGGCGATCTCGACTTCTGGTTCTTTGCGCGCTCGCGCATCTATATCGGCATGGGCCTGCCGCTGATCTTCATTCCGATCACCGCCGCCTCCTATAATGGAATCCCGCCGCATAAAACCGACCAGGCCTCGGCGCTCATCAATGTGGCGCGAAACATCGGGGGCTCCATCGGCGTTTCGCTTGCTCAGAACGTGCTGGCGCATCGCCAGCAGTTTCACATGAGCCGCCTCGCCGAAGCGACCATCCCCTCCAATATCGCCTATCAGGACGCCTTGCGGCGCCTCACCGACTATTTCGTCTCGCTCGGAAGCTCGGCCTCGGTCGCGCGGCGGCAGGCGACGCAATGGATCGGACGGCAGATCGAGACGCAATCGGCCATGCTCGCCTATATCGACGTGTTTTATACGCTGATGCTGCTCGCGGCGCTGGTGATTCCGCTTGCGATGATCCTGCGGCGCATTCCGCTCGGCGCGCCCGCGCCCGCCGCGCATTGA
- a CDS encoding HlyD family secretion protein, whose translation MTQTIERRGSAGVVDAAAAARPRRATWRRPLTILLSVVAALALAGAGYLYWDHASHFESTDDAFIDARQFPISPKVSGYITAVAVTDNQHVAAGALIARIDPRDYRIALDRAQAQLSAAEASVRNLDAQIEAQKAQIAASQANVQQSSAALRFAQQEAQRSRTLVQRGTGTVQRQQQASSTLAQEEARRRSATEGVESARAKVQSLEAQRGSAEANVAQARAERDKAQLDLSYTTVTAAEAGRVVRLTAAVGQLAQAGTSLAMFVPDRLWVTANFKETQLDRMRPGQPADIRIDAYPEHSVKGSVVSIQPGSGTAFSLLPAENATGNYVKIVQRVPVKIAMKETPPGATLGPGMSVVPTVRVEAAPSLYERLKDTL comes from the coding sequence ATGACACAGACAATCGAGCGACGTGGATCGGCTGGCGTCGTCGATGCGGCCGCCGCAGCGCGGCCCCGTCGCGCCACATGGCGGCGCCCGCTCACGATCCTTTTGTCTGTGGTGGCGGCGCTGGCGCTCGCGGGCGCGGGCTATCTCTATTGGGACCACGCCTCGCATTTCGAAAGCACGGACGACGCCTTCATCGACGCCCGGCAGTTTCCCATCTCGCCGAAAGTGTCCGGCTATATCACCGCTGTCGCCGTGACGGACAATCAGCATGTCGCCGCCGGCGCGCTCATCGCCAGAATAGACCCGAGAGACTACAGGATCGCGCTCGACCGGGCGCAGGCGCAGCTTTCCGCCGCCGAAGCGAGCGTCCGCAATCTCGACGCGCAGATCGAGGCGCAAAAGGCGCAGATCGCCGCTTCGCAGGCCAATGTGCAGCAATCTTCCGCGGCTCTGCGTTTTGCGCAGCAGGAAGCCCAGCGTTCAAGAACGCTGGTGCAGCGCGGAACCGGCACGGTGCAGCGCCAGCAACAGGCGTCGTCGACGCTCGCACAGGAAGAGGCGCGTCGCAGAAGCGCGACCGAGGGAGTCGAGTCGGCGCGCGCGAAAGTGCAGTCGCTCGAGGCGCAGCGCGGCAGCGCCGAGGCCAATGTGGCTCAGGCGCGCGCCGAACGGGACAAGGCGCAACTCGATTTGTCCTACACGACGGTCACGGCCGCCGAAGCGGGCCGCGTCGTGCGCCTCACGGCCGCCGTCGGACAGCTCGCGCAGGCGGGGACCAGTCTCGCCATGTTCGTCCCCGACCGGCTTTGGGTGACGGCCAATTTCAAGGAGACCCAGCTCGATCGCATGCGGCCGGGACAACCCGCCGACATTCGCATCGACGCCTATCCGGAGCATAGCGTCAAAGGAAGCGTCGTCTCCATTCAGCCGGGCTCGGGGACCGCCTTTTCGCTGCTGCCCGCGGAGAACGCCACCGGCAATTATGTGAAGATCGTCCAGCGCGTTCCGGTGAAGATCGCCATGAAAGAGACGCCCCCCGGCGCGACGCTCGGTCCCGGCATGTCTGTCGTTCCGACAGTGCGCGTGGAGGCTGCGCCGTCGCTCTACGAGCGTTTGAAGGACACCCTGTGA
- a CDS encoding cytochrome c oxidase assembly protein encodes MRKLTPLLCLAAASAPGEAFADAGHIAQWSPHPYALLILTLGALLYGKGVHTIILRGAFGRVIGARRGACFALGLALSYAATASPASEWSERLFSTHMAQHLVLMLVCAPLFVSARASQAVLLALAPALNARGLSALLRLSRFVAGPVAVWLCFTGLFLLWHMPSLYGWALRSESGHALEHGSFFIGAYGFWSLVLAPVRGRAPGHGARLLFVGTAALMSGLPGALIALASRPLYQIDSAQAARLGLTPLEDQELAGLVMWIPGGLAYLAAVLGLLAGWIGEAERRALRRAPGAKLSLFLCLLFPMALAGCDDVLPEGSGAEAATIYDTGGNPQRGAEAIAAIGCGACHTIPGVNGANGLVGPPLNRIGRRLYIAGLLRNTPENLEAWLQDPQTIVPGNVMPNMGISKEQSRDIAAYLYTLR; translated from the coding sequence ATGCGGAAGCTAACGCCGCTTCTCTGTCTTGCCGCAGCCTCCGCGCCGGGAGAAGCCTTCGCGGATGCGGGCCACATCGCGCAGTGGAGCCCCCATCCCTATGCGCTGCTCATTCTGACGCTTGGAGCCTTGCTCTATGGAAAGGGCGTTCACACAATCATCCTGCGCGGCGCCTTTGGCCGCGTCATCGGGGCGCGGCGCGGCGCCTGTTTCGCGCTCGGGCTCGCTCTTTCCTATGCGGCGACCGCATCGCCGGCGAGCGAATGGAGCGAAAGGCTGTTTTCCACCCATATGGCGCAGCATCTCGTGCTGATGCTGGTCTGCGCGCCCCTCTTCGTTTCCGCAAGAGCGTCGCAGGCCGTCCTTCTCGCCCTTGCGCCGGCGCTCAACGCGCGCGGGCTCTCGGCGCTGCTGAGGCTGTCGCGTTTCGTGGCGGGACCGGTGGCCGTCTGGCTGTGCTTCACCGGCCTCTTCCTGTTGTGGCATATGCCGAGCCTCTATGGCTGGGCGCTGCGCAGCGAGTCCGGCCATGCGCTGGAGCATGGAAGCTTCTTCATCGGCGCCTATGGCTTCTGGTCCCTGGTCCTCGCGCCCGTGCGCGGGCGGGCGCCGGGGCATGGCGCGCGGCTGCTCTTCGTCGGGACGGCGGCGCTCATGAGCGGCCTGCCGGGCGCGCTGATCGCTTTGGCCTCGCGGCCGCTCTATCAGATCGATTCCGCGCAAGCCGCGCGCCTCGGGCTGACGCCGCTCGAAGACCAGGAACTCGCAGGCCTCGTCATGTGGATACCCGGCGGGCTCGCCTATCTCGCCGCTGTTCTAGGGCTCCTCGCCGGCTGGATAGGAGAGGCGGAGAGACGCGCCTTGCGTCGCGCCCCCGGCGCGAAGCTTTCTCTTTTTCTCTGCCTCCTTTTCCCGATGGCGCTCGCGGGCTGCGACGACGTCTTGCCCGAAGGCTCTGGCGCGGAAGCCGCGACGATTTACGATACGGGCGGAAATCCGCAGAGGGGCGCGGAGGCCATCGCCGCAATCGGCTGCGGCGCCTGCCACACCATTCCGGGCGTGAACGGGGCGAACGGGCTCGTGGGCCCGCCGCTCAACCGCATCGGACGGCGGCTCTATATTGCGGGGCTCTTGAGAAACACGCCCGAAAATCTGGAAGCGTGGTTGCAGGACCCGCAGACGATCGTTCCGGGTAACGTCATGCCCAATATGGGCATCTCAAAAGAGCAGAGTCGCGACATCGCCGCCTATCTTTATACTTTGAGGTAA
- a CDS encoding cytochrome c oxidase subunit 3: MHDAPLMRLPVGSVGHKTFGWWGMTTVVMTEGSLFAYLLFIYYYFVVQYGRVWIPETPSLRLAAPNTVILLLSSVFVWWGENSAARGRTRRQSLGLAIGLLLGLIFLVVQAFEWRDKPFTMSSTSYGSSYFVTTGFHMAHVAVGALMLACVLLWSLLGYFDRERHAALSIAALYWHFVDLVWLTIFFTFYLTPYMG; encoded by the coding sequence ATGCATGACGCCCCGCTCATGCGCCTTCCCGTCGGCAGCGTCGGCCACAAGACCTTCGGATGGTGGGGCATGACGACCGTCGTGATGACGGAGGGCTCGCTCTTCGCCTATCTCCTCTTCATCTACTATTACTTCGTCGTCCAATACGGCCGCGTCTGGATCCCCGAGACGCCGAGCCTGCGGCTGGCCGCGCCCAACACGGTCATTCTCCTGCTGAGCAGCGTTTTCGTCTGGTGGGGGGAGAACAGCGCCGCGCGGGGGAGAACGCGGCGGCAGTCGCTCGGGCTGGCGATCGGCCTTCTTCTCGGCCTGATTTTTCTTGTCGTTCAGGCCTTCGAGTGGCGCGACAAGCCGTTCACGATGAGCTCGACGTCTTACGGCTCGTCCTATTTCGTCACCACCGGATTCCATATGGCGCATGTCGCCGTCGGGGCGCTCATGCTCGCATGCGTTCTGCTCTGGTCCCTGCTCGGCTATTTCGACCGGGAGAGACACGCGGCGCTCTCGATCGCCGCGCTCTACTGGCACTTCGTCGATCTCGTGTGGCTGACGATCTTCTTCACCTTCTATCTGACGCCTTACATGGGATGA
- the ctaD gene encoding cytochrome c oxidase subunit I — protein MAVADYDRSLELEQSGAPARDRLTHIWEGEPGLKGWLSTVDHKEYGKRYIATAFLFLMLGGVEALVMRLQLAGPNKTLLTPEQYDQLFSMHGLTMIFLYAQPVLSGFSVYLFPLLLGARDMAFPRLNAFSYWIYLFSGLFIYAGFVIGYGPNDGWFNYVPYALTRYNPGPNMDFYAIGMILFGVSSTAGAANFVVTFLRARAPGMSINRVPILTWGTVTTSFGILFSVPAVSLAFFLLWTDRQFGTHFFDPSGQGQPLLWQHLFWIFAHPWVYVVVLPAMGIVSDALPIFCRRPLVGYTVVVLATVATMVMGFGVWLHHMFATGIPFLALSFFSAASFVITVPSAVGVFAWIATIWTGRPVLSTAFLFFAGFIVMFTIGGVSGVMTAAAPSDQQLTDTYFVVAHLHYVLIGINVLAVMGGLYVWFPKMTGRLLDERLGRWNFWTVFLGFNIAFLPMHWTGLAGMPRRIYTYPEGLGWTAVNVVTTIGAFILAAGVLLLLVNVLVSRRHGAPAGPNPWGGPTLEWATPSPPPPYNFAVIPAVASRHPLWERDLRESGEHSSIQRGMALDEGKEMLSTSALDAEPELIQKMPEDTLAPLLTALAATALGAAALVHAWIAAAILALLLLAAVLAWLWPRREMGQISERRHA, from the coding sequence ATGGCTGTCGCCGACTATGACCGCTCCCTTGAACTCGAACAATCGGGCGCGCCGGCGCGCGACAGGCTCACGCATATCTGGGAAGGCGAGCCGGGACTGAAAGGTTGGCTCTCGACCGTCGATCACAAGGAATATGGCAAGCGCTACATCGCGACCGCTTTTCTTTTTTTAATGCTCGGCGGCGTCGAGGCGCTCGTCATGCGCCTGCAGCTCGCGGGGCCGAACAAGACCCTGCTGACGCCGGAGCAATATGACCAGCTCTTCTCGATGCACGGCCTCACCATGATCTTCCTCTACGCCCAGCCGGTGCTCTCGGGCTTCAGCGTCTATCTCTTTCCCTTGCTGCTCGGCGCGCGCGACATGGCCTTTCCGAGGCTGAACGCCTTCTCCTACTGGATTTATCTTTTCTCGGGCCTCTTCATCTACGCGGGCTTCGTCATCGGTTATGGCCCGAACGATGGCTGGTTCAATTACGTTCCCTACGCCCTCACGCGCTACAATCCCGGACCGAACATGGATTTCTACGCCATCGGCATGATCCTGTTCGGCGTCTCCTCGACGGCGGGCGCGGCGAATTTCGTCGTCACCTTTCTTCGCGCGCGCGCCCCCGGCATGTCGATCAACCGGGTCCCGATCCTCACATGGGGAACGGTGACGACATCCTTCGGCATTCTCTTCTCCGTCCCGGCGGTCAGCCTCGCCTTTTTCCTCCTGTGGACGGATCGGCAGTTCGGCACGCATTTCTTCGATCCGTCGGGACAGGGCCAGCCGCTTTTATGGCAGCATCTCTTCTGGATATTCGCGCACCCTTGGGTCTATGTCGTCGTTCTTCCGGCGATGGGCATCGTCTCGGATGCGCTGCCGATCTTCTGCCGGCGCCCGCTCGTCGGCTATACGGTCGTCGTCCTCGCGACCGTCGCGACGATGGTGATGGGCTTCGGCGTCTGGCTGCATCACATGTTCGCGACAGGCATTCCCTTCCTCGCCCTTTCCTTCTTCAGCGCCGCCTCGTTCGTCATCACCGTGCCGAGCGCCGTCGGCGTCTTCGCATGGATCGCCACCATCTGGACGGGGCGGCCCGTGCTCTCCACCGCCTTCCTCTTCTTCGCCGGATTCATCGTGATGTTCACGATCGGCGGCGTCTCCGGCGTCATGACCGCGGCCGCGCCGAGCGACCAGCAGCTCACCGACACCTATTTCGTCGTCGCGCATCTCCATTACGTCCTGATCGGCATCAATGTGCTCGCGGTCATGGGCGGGCTCTATGTCTGGTTCCCCAAGATGACCGGGCGCCTCCTCGACGAGCGGCTCGGCCGCTGGAACTTCTGGACCGTCTTCCTGGGGTTCAACATCGCCTTCTTGCCCATGCACTGGACGGGCCTCGCGGGCATGCCGCGGCGCATTTACACTTATCCCGAGGGCCTCGGCTGGACCGCCGTCAATGTCGTGACGACCATCGGCGCCTTCATTCTCGCGGCGGGCGTTCTGCTCCTTCTCGTCAATGTCCTGGTGAGCCGCCGCCATGGCGCGCCGGCGGGGCCGAATCCATGGGGCGGCCCGACGCTTGAATGGGCGACGCCTTCGCCGCCGCCCCCTTATAACTTCGCCGTCATCCCTGCGGTCGCCAGCCGGCATCCGCTCTGGGAAAGGGATCTGCGGGAGAGCGGCGAACATTCCTCGATCCAGCGGGGCATGGCGCTGGACGAAGGCAAGGAAATGCTGTCCACATCCGCCCTCGACGCCGAGCCCGAGCTCATTCAAAAAATGCCGGAGGACACGCTCGCGCCGCTCCTCACGGCGCTCGCCGCGACGGCGCTCGGAGCGGCGGCGCTCGTCCACGCCTGGATCGCCGCCGCGATCCTCGCGCTTTTGCTCCTCGCCGCCGTTCTCGCCTGGCTCTGGCCCCGGCGCGAGATGGGTCAGATTTCGGAGCGGCGCCATGCATGA
- the coxB gene encoding cytochrome c oxidase subunit II, with amino-acid sequence MPTPASPPMNYLEAFGDKAATISLLTWALLVLSIAVVAIIALLTAAGVVMRRTSLDAQATGREPIARRGGGLSWITVGVALSTLALFGAMAWNAYTMAAINRPPREAALTIEVTGHQWWWQFRYKSDDPSQIFDTANEAHIPTGAPVRLEVHTQDVIHSFWVPALGEKIDLIPNQTNVTWFEAQMAGVYRGQCAEYCGRQHAHMAIVVIAETPDAFAAWRAAQLRAAPKQQGDLAAGEAMFQARCGACHTVRGTLAGGKLGPDLTHVATRSGIASNTLQNTTATLTGWIADPQRIKPGNKMPTLELQASELTAIRRYVESLK; translated from the coding sequence ATGCCGACGCCCGCCTCGCCGCCGATGAACTATCTCGAGGCCTTCGGCGACAAGGCCGCAACGATCTCGCTCCTTACATGGGCGCTGCTTGTGCTCTCCATTGCGGTCGTCGCCATCATCGCGCTGCTGACGGCGGCGGGCGTCGTCATGCGGCGCACCTCTCTCGACGCGCAGGCGACGGGGCGGGAACCGATCGCGCGACGCGGCGGCGGTCTGTCCTGGATCACGGTCGGGGTCGCGCTCTCGACGCTCGCCCTCTTCGGCGCCATGGCGTGGAACGCCTACACGATGGCCGCGATCAACAGGCCGCCGCGTGAGGCGGCGCTCACGATCGAAGTGACTGGCCATCAATGGTGGTGGCAGTTTCGCTACAAAAGCGACGATCCGTCGCAAATCTTCGACACAGCGAACGAGGCGCATATCCCGACCGGCGCGCCCGTGCGTCTCGAGGTGCATACGCAGGACGTGATCCATTCCTTCTGGGTCCCGGCGCTGGGCGAGAAAATCGATCTCATCCCCAATCAGACCAACGTGACCTGGTTCGAGGCGCAGATGGCCGGCGTCTATCGCGGCCAATGCGCCGAATATTGCGGCCGCCAGCACGCGCATATGGCGATCGTCGTCATCGCCGAGACGCCCGACGCCTTCGCCGCCTGGCGCGCGGCGCAGTTGCGCGCCGCCCCGAAGCAACAGGGCGATCTTGCGGCGGGCGAGGCGATGTTTCAGGCGCGCTGCGGCGCCTGCCATACGGTGCGCGGGACGCTCGCGGGCGGGAAGCTCGGACCCGATCTGACCCATGTCGCCACTCGCAGCGGCATCGCGTCCAACACGCTGCAAAACACGACGGCGACCCTGACCGGCTGGATCGCCGATCCCCAGCGCATCAAGCCCGGAAACAAGATGCCGACGCTGGAGCTCCAGGCGTCGGAGCTCACCGCGATCCGCCGCTATGTGGAAAGCCTGAAGTAG
- a CDS encoding c-type cytochrome, with the protein MAMRRPGLLALVAAVTFTAFPSQGRPVRHTPLRQPQPAQPAPQEAPPQPQPPPAIAQPAPPSAPIAAILPYPSAREVLEAPVSRLLPGNTGPSPAMKNPVGGDPEAIQRGMGYFNMFNCSGCHAPNAGGGMGPSLSNSFFIYGGEPQNIYLSIYQGRPNGMPSWGAMLPENVIWDLVAYIHSISRDPAPTWGKTVSREALKIEQVPAEFSKTATPWSETERFSFGQKPNETR; encoded by the coding sequence ATGGCCATGCGGCGTCCCGGTCTCCTCGCTCTCGTCGCAGCCGTGACGTTTACGGCCTTCCCCTCGCAGGGGCGGCCCGTGCGACACACGCCGCTAAGGCAGCCGCAACCGGCGCAACCCGCGCCGCAAGAGGCGCCGCCACAGCCGCAGCCTCCGCCGGCGATTGCGCAGCCCGCCCCGCCGTCGGCGCCGATTGCGGCCATCCTCCCCTACCCCAGCGCCCGCGAGGTTCTGGAGGCGCCCGTCTCGAGGCTGCTGCCGGGGAACACCGGCCCGAGCCCCGCGATGAAAAATCCCGTCGGCGGCGACCCCGAAGCCATTCAACGCGGGATGGGCTATTTCAACATGTTCAATTGCAGCGGCTGTCACGCGCCTAACGCCGGGGGCGGCATGGGGCCCTCGCTCAGCAACAGTTTCTTCATCTATGGCGGCGAGCCCCAGAATATCTATCTCAGCATTTATCAGGGGCGTCCGAACGGCATGCCCTCATGGGGCGCGATGCTCCCCGAAAACGTCATCTGGGATCTCGTCGCCTATATTCACAGCATCAGCCGCGATCCCGCGCCGACATGGGGCAAGACCGTCTCCCGCGAGGCGCTGAAAATCGAGCAGGTTCCCGCTGAGTTTTCGAAGACGGCGACGCCCTGGAGCGAGACCGAGCGTTTCAGCTTCGGCCAGAAACCGAACGAGACGCGCTGA
- a CDS encoding substrate-binding domain-containing protein has translation MRVSYTLLSGCAGVALVLAAVHAAGGEPAMLRVCADPNNLPFSDADGRGLENRLAELVAREMGAKVSYTWWAQRRGFIRNTLKAGLCDVVMGVPAHYDPVETTRPYYRSSYVFVSREDRNIDVASLKDPRLRSLKIGVHLFGDDGMNSPPVHALGEQGIVGNVIGYTLYGDYRDATPPARLIEAVEKGDVELAAAWGPLAGYAALTSPVPLRIVPIADGKDFAPLQFSFDISMGVRKGDAGLKKRLDEIIAQKSPEIAALLTSYGIPLAPAGAR, from the coding sequence ATGCGCGTCTCGTACACTCTTCTCTCTGGATGCGCAGGAGTGGCGCTCGTCCTTGCGGCCGTCCACGCTGCAGGCGGCGAGCCGGCCATGCTGCGCGTCTGCGCCGATCCCAACAATCTCCCCTTCTCCGACGCGGATGGGAGGGGGCTTGAAAACAGGCTTGCGGAACTCGTGGCGCGAGAGATGGGCGCGAAGGTCTCCTACACATGGTGGGCGCAGCGCCGCGGCTTCATCCGCAACACGCTCAAGGCGGGGCTTTGCGACGTCGTCATGGGCGTTCCCGCGCATTACGACCCCGTCGAAACGACGCGGCCCTATTACCGTTCGAGCTATGTCTTCGTCTCGAGAGAAGACCGCAACATCGATGTCGCGTCGCTTAAGGATCCCCGCCTCCGCAGCCTGAAGATCGGCGTGCATCTCTTCGGAGACGACGGCATGAATTCGCCGCCCGTCCATGCGCTGGGCGAACAGGGGATCGTGGGCAATGTCATCGGCTACACGCTCTACGGCGATTATCGCGACGCCACGCCGCCCGCGCGGCTGATCGAAGCGGTGGAGAAAGGCGATGTCGAGCTTGCCGCCGCCTGGGGGCCGCTCGCCGGCTATGCGGCTCTCACCTCGCCGGTTCCATTGCGGATCGTGCCGATTGCAGACGGCAAGGACTTCGCGCCGCTGCAATTTTCCTTCGACATTTCCATGGGCGTGCGCAAGGGCGACGCCGGACTGAAAAAGCGGCTCGACGAGATCATCGCGCAGAAGAGTCCCGAGATCGCGGCGCTGCTCACAAGCTATGGAATACCTCTCGCGCCCGCGGGCGCTCGCTAG